A single window of Nicotiana sylvestris chromosome 3, ASM39365v2, whole genome shotgun sequence DNA harbors:
- the LOC104229497 gene encoding calmodulin-binding protein 60 A-like produces MDLGENSRSFSVPIWASFHRKRKLHKLRKSIMAVRVVRLLKSMRGLCVDPAAAGVESGPVEMSIGPRKARENLNPSDQSYESRSLELKFSNNINGPIFTGIPIGEEGSTLNLHLIDPRTQNIINSGPESSAKVEIVVLEKDFTSCSGDKSLIRGDPHVTLKDGSVSVSHISFKHTRVPMRKRELRLGARAVYPYNGTRITQAVTQPFFVKDRRSMSKSQKPLTLEYEVWKMQTIGKGGPFHTRLMKENIKTVRDFLTQYFLSHEKLLSILGRGMHAKKLDAAVNTAKSKLDLKRYVYPSVHNSQQNVKSVVFTDVGEVIGVYQDGHLVSVENLSGTQKAYAMELVKTAFQNGQNIKLLDDDTFKMLCSSTSPIAVVDGANGFSFEAYCPTDTQQQPVPNAYDVPSTSIINNYDSKNQINSSPSLTIEVPDPFMYDYLNYHPLPESIWDYY; encoded by the exons ATGGATCTTGGAGAAAATTCTCGTAGTTTTTCTGTTCCTATCTGGGCTTCATTTCATAGGAAGAGAAAACTCCACAAACTAAGAAA GTCTATTATGGCTGTGCGAGTCGTGCGTTTACTAAAGTCAATGAGGGGGCTATGCGTTGATCCAGCT GCTGCAGGAGTTGAATCGGGACCCGTAGAGATGTCAATCGGACCAAG GAAAGCGCGGGAAAACTTAAATCCTTCTGATCAGTCGTATGAATCACGAAGTTTAGAATTAAAGTTTTCAAACAACATAAACGGTCCAATTTTTACTGGAATCCCCATAGGTGAAGAGGGCAGCACCTTAAATCTACATCTAATCGATCCCCGTACTCAGAATATCATCAATTCTGGGCCTGAATCATCAGCAAAAGTGGAAATAGTAGTCCTTGAGAAAGATTTTACAAGTTGTAGTGGTGACAAATCGCTGATACGGGGAGATCCTCATGTCACCTTGAAAGATGGAAGTGTTTCTGTAAGTCATATTTCATTCAAACATACCAGAGTGCCTATGAGAAAACGTGAGTTGAGACTAGGTGCAAGAGCTGTGTATCCTTACAATGGAACAAGAATTACGCAAGCAGTCACACAACCATTCTTTGTGAAGGATCGTCGGTCTA TGAGCAAAAGCCAGAAGCCCCTAACTCTTGAATATGAAGTATGGAAAATGCAAACAATTGGCAAAGGCGGTCCTTTCCACACCCGTTTGATGAAGGAAAACATTAAGACTGTCAGGGACTTCTTAACTCAATACTTTTTGAGCCATGAAAAGCTACTCAGT ATCCTTGGCAGGGGTATGCACGCCAAGAAATTGGATGCGGCAGTTAATACGGCAAAGAGTAAACTTGACTTGAAAAGATACGTGTATCCTTCTGTCCATAATTCCCAGCAAAATGTGAAATCAGTGGTATTTACTGATGTGGGAGAAGTGATTGGAGTTTACCAAGATGGCCACTTGGTGTCAGTCGAGAATCTCTCTGGAACTCAAAAG GCTTATGCTATGGAGCTGGTAAAAACAGCGTTTCAAAATGGCCAAAACATCAAGCTTTTGGATGATGATACTTTTAAAATGCTTTGCTCTTCCACTTCACCAATTGCTGTTGTTGATGGCGCTAATGGATTCTCTTTTGAGGCTTATTGTCCCACTGACACACAGCAGCAACCAGTGCCTAATGCTTATGATGTTCCCAGCACAagtattataaataattatgacTCCAAAAACCAAATTAATAGCTCACCATCTCTTACCATTGAAGTGCCAGATCCGTTTATGTATGACTATTTAAATTACCATCCTCTTCCTGAAAGCATCTGGGATTATTATTAG